The following are from one region of the Dreissena polymorpha isolate Duluth1 chromosome 2, UMN_Dpol_1.0, whole genome shotgun sequence genome:
- the LOC127869966 gene encoding WD repeat-containing protein 37-like: MAATEEEAAVVVVESVGWEPEAAAKKGATVETARMERMCFCLELRVEGEAGDEAEEEDAGAFSALTARMGRMDTDPWTLTALTSHSHDQELTDVRAHPSQDLVVTSSKDTTIRLWDFRDPNMPVTVFQGHNQPVTTAAFAGNEKVVSGSDDRTVKVLDLKNMRSPIATIRTDSSVNRLCFSQSQNMIAIPHDNRHIRLFDINGNRIGRLPRSSRTGHSKMVCSVAWAEDNPVCNLFSCGFDRQVLGWSINVQIKE, encoded by the exons ATGGCGGCTACGGAAGAGgaggcggcggtggtggtggtggagtcgGTGGGTTGGGAGCCGGAAGCGGCGGCAAAGAAGGGAGCTACGGTAGAAACGGCCAGGATGGAGAGGATGTGTTTTTGTTTGGAGCTGCGGGTGGAGGGGGAGGCGGGGGACGAGGCGGAAGAGGAGGACGCGGGGGCATTTTCGGCGCTAACCGCGAGAATGGGAAGAATGGACACTGACCCATGGACTTTGACCGCACTGAC ATCCCACAGCCACGACCAGGAACTGACAGACGTAAGGGCTCACCCTAGTCAAGACCTTGTTGTGACCTCATCCAAGGATACAACCATCCGACTTTGGGACTTCAGGGACCCTAACATGCCTGTCACGGTGTTCCAGGGCCATAATCA ACCAGTTACAACGGCAGCCTTTGCTGGTAATGAGAAGGTGGTTTCAGGCAGCGATGATCGTACAGTGAAAGTCTTGGATCTGAAGAACATGCGGTCACCCATAGCCACCATCCGTACTGACTCATCTGTGAACAG ATTGTGTTTTTCACAGTCACAGAACATGATAGCCATCCCACACGATAACAGACACATACGGCTTTTTGACATCAATGGAAACAGAATTGGAAGACTACCGCGTAGCAGCAGAACT GGCCACTCAAAAATGGTGTGCAGTGTAGCCTGGGCCGAGGACAATCCGGTGTGTAACCTTTTCTCGTGCGGCTTCGACAGACAGGTCCTAGGTTGGAGCATCAATGTCCAGATCAAGGAATGA
- the LOC127868387 gene encoding uncharacterized protein LOC127868387 isoform X1: protein MGAMFDGSRVFYTENRYNTTFTFVHLDPTNITEIASVDIGYTNLRRSFDLVRDGIACSNGIIYVIDGFLNFPLNDAHFELTHQPDVSLGSDQLLKLTPSDSGIDLTSLKTMYTVFVPSDSSLDPQHLSRPELEYINANLTKDAKMAVQPFVFLLYNVPIVRRHIVPNQKVDYDSIIDGSFGAYAGSINITVIARTDGFYLRWDDIEAKIVKPNILAINAIIHVVDRFLMTSPYQTTTLPPTTSTTTQKPVSSGHTIHGSVHAHYALFIIYFAYFICFVFSQVVKYLNVCR from the exons ATGGGCGCTATGTTCGATGGCAGTCGAGTGTTCTACACCGAGAATCGCTACAATACGACCTTCACCTTTGTACATTTGGACCCTACCAATATCACAG AAATTGCTTCGGTTGATATTGGCTACACGAATCTCAGACGGTCTTTCGACCTGGTGCGTGACGGCATCGCGTGCAGTAACGGCATTATCTACGTCATCGACGGCTTCCTGAACTTCCCGCTGAATGACGCTCACTTTGAGTTGACGCATCAACCGGATGTTAG TCTTGGAAGCGATCAGCTGCTGAAGCTTACACCGAGCGACTCCGGTATCGATCTGACGTCATTGAAGACCATGTACACGGTGTTCGTTCCCTCGGACTCTTCGCTGGACCCGCAGCATCTCAGTAGGCCGGAACTGGAGTACATAAACGCCAACCTCACCAAGGACGCGAAGATGGCAGTACAGCCAtttgtttttcttctttataaCGTACCC ATCGTTCGCCGCCATATCGTCCCCAACCAAAAGGTGGATTACGACAGCATCATCGACGGGTCCTTCGGCGCCTACGCAGGCAGCATAAATATCACAGTGATAGCTAGAACTGACG GGTTTTATCTCCGTTGGGATGACATCGAAGCCAAGATCGTCAAACCAAACATTTTAGCCATTAACGCAATAATACACGTGGTGGATCGGTTCCTCATGACGTCACCATACCAGACCACCACACTTCCGCCAACGACGTCGACGACTACTCAAAAACCTGTATCATCCGGTCATACTATACACGGCTCAGTTCACGCCCATTATgccttatttattatttatttcgcGTATTTCATTTGTTTCGTGTTTTCACAAGTTGTCAAGTATTTGAATGTTTGTAGATGA
- the LOC127868387 gene encoding uncharacterized protein LOC127868387 isoform X2, with product MGAMFDGSRVFYTENRYNTTFTFVHLDPTNITEIASVDIGYTNLRRSFDLVRDGIACSNGIIYVIDGFLNFPLNDAHFELTHQPDVSLGSDQLLKLTPSDSGIDLTSLKTMYTVFVPSDSSLDPQHLSRPELEYINANLTKDAKMAIVRRHIVPNQKVDYDSIIDGSFGAYAGSINITVIARTDGFYLRWDDIEAKIVKPNILAINAIIHVVDRFLMTSPYQTTTLPPTTSTTTQKPVSSGHTIHGSVHAHYALFIIYFAYFICFVFSQVVKYLNVCR from the exons ATGGGCGCTATGTTCGATGGCAGTCGAGTGTTCTACACCGAGAATCGCTACAATACGACCTTCACCTTTGTACATTTGGACCCTACCAATATCACAG AAATTGCTTCGGTTGATATTGGCTACACGAATCTCAGACGGTCTTTCGACCTGGTGCGTGACGGCATCGCGTGCAGTAACGGCATTATCTACGTCATCGACGGCTTCCTGAACTTCCCGCTGAATGACGCTCACTTTGAGTTGACGCATCAACCGGATGTTAG TCTTGGAAGCGATCAGCTGCTGAAGCTTACACCGAGCGACTCCGGTATCGATCTGACGTCATTGAAGACCATGTACACGGTGTTCGTTCCCTCGGACTCTTCGCTGGACCCGCAGCATCTCAGTAGGCCGGAACTGGAGTACATAAACGCCAACCTCACCAAGGACGCGAAGATGGCA ATCGTTCGCCGCCATATCGTCCCCAACCAAAAGGTGGATTACGACAGCATCATCGACGGGTCCTTCGGCGCCTACGCAGGCAGCATAAATATCACAGTGATAGCTAGAACTGACG GGTTTTATCTCCGTTGGGATGACATCGAAGCCAAGATCGTCAAACCAAACATTTTAGCCATTAACGCAATAATACACGTGGTGGATCGGTTCCTCATGACGTCACCATACCAGACCACCACACTTCCGCCAACGACGTCGACGACTACTCAAAAACCTGTATCATCCGGTCATACTATACACGGCTCAGTTCACGCCCATTATgccttatttattatttatttcgcGTATTTCATTTGTTTCGTGTTTTCACAAGTTGTCAAGTATTTGAATGTTTGTAGATGA